A stretch of Canis lupus baileyi chromosome 7, mCanLup2.hap1, whole genome shotgun sequence DNA encodes these proteins:
- the VWA7 gene encoding von Willebrand factor A domain-containing protein 7 isoform X2 — translation MLPTDVPLSHLSTSLLLLLLLQLLHPASSFFPNVWSLLAAPGSVTHQDLTEEAALNVTLQLFLEQPPPGRPPLHLEDFLGRTLLADDLFAAYFGPGFPSRRFRAALGEVSRANAAQDFLPTSKNDPDLHFDAERLGQGRTRLVGALREALVAARALDHTLARRRLGAALHALQDFYSHSNWVELGRQEPHPHLLWPRQELQSLAQVGDPTCSDCEELSCPGNLLDLTLLTSGYFGSHPSKPPGKCSHGGRFDRSSSQPPRGGINKDSTSPGFSPHHMLHLQAAKLALLASIQAFSLLRSRLGDRGFSRLLDISPASSLSFVLDTTGSMGEEISAAKIQARHIVEQRRGSPMEPAHYILVPFHDPGFGPVFTTSDPDSFWQQLNELHALGGGDEPEMCLSALELALLHTPPLSDIFVFTDASPKDAVLTNRVESLTQERRCRVTFFVTEDPLRVQGRARREVLSPLRFEPYEAVALASGGEVIFTKDQHIQDVAAIVGDSMADLVTLPLEPPVVVSGRPFGFSVDALLQRVTVRIHGEVSSFWIRSPAGVSQGQEEGEGPLGHTRRFGQFWIVTMNDPPQPGTWEIQVIAEGMPRVRVQAQTALDFLFYFGIPMDEGPHPGLYPLAQPVAGLQTQLLVEVTGLGFRGDPRDLRSHFSHVVLRGIPEGAERGRVPLEPMGPRERGLLAASLPPALLSTTGPFSLELIGQDGEGHGLHRVAPQPCTVVPVLLELSSSPGSLAPGSKAPLSLHIASFSGPQDLDLRTSVNPRFPLTFNLSRVRLEPNESVWGHLWLEVPDSAAPDSVVMVTVTATGREGSLVPPTHAFLWLLVLAPAPQDPLAATAHSSGPILHSTSSVSTLVTRGRAAGGRIGNCWWGTVGGVLLLLGLASW, via the exons ATGCTTCCTACAGACGTGCCCCTCTCCCATTTGAGCacctccctgctgctgctgctgctgctgcaactGCTGCACCCCGCATCTTCCTTCTTCCCCAACGTCTGGAGCCTCCTGGCTGCCCCTGGCTCCGTCACCCACCAGGACCTGACTGAGGAGGCGGCACTCAATGTCACCCTGCAGCTATTCCTGGAGCAGCCGCCCCCAGGCCGGCCCCCGCTGCATCTTGAGGACTTCCTG GGCCGCACCCTCCTTGCTGATGACCTCTTTGCTGCCTACTTTGGGCCTGGGTTTCCTTCCCGGCGGTTCCGAGCAGCCTTAGGTGAGGTGTCTCGTGCCAACGCAGCCCAGGACTTCCTGCCAACATCCAAGAACGACCCTGACCTGCACTTCGATGCTGAACGGCTGGGCCAGGGGCGCACACGCCTGGTCGGGGCTCTACGGGAGGCCCTGGTGGCAGCCAGGGCCCTGGACCACACCCTGGCCCGCCGGCGTCTTGGGGCTGCACTTCATGCTTTGCAG gATTTCTACAGTCACAGCAACTGGGTGGAACTGGGGCGGCAGGAGCCGCATCCTCACCTCCTCTGGCCGAGGCAGGAGCTCCAGAGCCTGGCACAAG TGGGCGATCCTACCTGCTCTGATTGTGAGGAGTTGAGCTGCCCCGGGAATTTACTGGACTTGACGCTCCTCACGTCCGGCTACTTTGGATCTCATCCCTCCAAACCGCCAG GGAAATGCAGCCATGGGGGCCGTTTTGACCGGAGCAGCTCCCAGCCACCACGGGGGGGCATCAACAAGGACAGCACATCCCCGGGCTTCTCTCCCCACCACATGCTTCACCTCCAGGCTGCAAAACTGGCCCTTCTGGCCTCCATCCAAGCCTTCAGCCTCCTGAGAAGCCGCCTGGGAGACAGGGGTTTCTCTAG GCTGCTGGATATCAGCCCAGCCTCCAGCCTGAGCTTTGTCCTGGACACCACGGGCAGTATGGGTGAGGAGATCAGTGCTGCCAAAATCCAGGCTCGCCACATTGTGGAACAAAGAAGGGGCAGCCCCATGGAGCCTGCCCACTACATCCTGGTACCTTTCCATGACCCAG gATTTGGCCCTGTCTTTACAACCAGTGACCCTGACAGCTTCTGGCAACAACTCAATGAGCTCCATGCCTTGGGGGGTGGAGAtgagcctgagatgtgcctgtcaGCCCTAGAg CTGGCTCTGCTGCACACACCTCCCCTCTCAGACATCTTTGTCTTCACTGATGCCTCCCCCAAGGATGCCGTCCTCACCAACCGGGTGGAATCCCTGACTCAGGAACGGCGCTGCAGA GTGACATTCTTCGTGACTGAAGACCCACTGAGGGTTCAGGGCCGAGCTCGGCGTGAGGTCTTGTCCCCTCTGCGTTTTGAGCCATATGAAGCCGTGGCCCTGGCCTCAGGAGGAGAGGTCATCTTCACCAAAGACCAGCACATTCAGGATGTGGCGGCCATTGTTGGGGACAGCATGGCAGACCTG GTTACCCTTCCCCTGGAACCTCCTGTTGTGGTGTCTGGGAGGCCATTTGGCTTCAGTGTGGATGCGCTGCTCCAGAGGGTCACAGTTCGGATCCATGGGGAGGTCAGCAGCTTCTGGATCAGGAGCCCAGCAG GAGTCTCCCAGGGCCAGGAGGAAGGCGAAGGGCCTCTAGGTCACACGCGCCGCTTTGGGCAGTTCTGGATAGTTACCATGAATGACCCCCCACAGCCAGGGACCTGGGAGATCCAGGTCATAGCGGAGGGCATGCCCCGGGTTAGGGTGCAAG CCCAGACAGCCCTGGACTTCCTCTTCTACTTTGGAATTCCCATGGATGAAGGCCCCCACCCTGGCCTCTACCCCCTGGCTCAGCCAGTAGCAG GCCTCCAGACCCAGCTGCTGGTAGAGGTGACAGGGCTGGGTTTCAGAGGTGACCCCAGAGATCTTCGGTCGCATTTCTCCCATGTCGTCCTTCGAGGGATTCCAGAAGGGGCTGAGCGGGGCCGGGTGCCCCTGGAACCCATGGGACCACGGGAGCGAGGTCTCCTGGCCGCCTCACTGCCACCCGCACTTCTGTCCACCACGGGCCCCTTCTCTCTGGAGTTGATCGGCCAGGATGGAGAGGGGCATGGCCTGCACCGAGTggccccccagccctgcaccGTGGTCCCAGTCCTTCTGGAG CTCAGCAGCTCCCCAGGGTCCCTGGCCCCCGGCAGCAAGGCCCCACTTAGCCTCCATATTGCCAGCTTCTCAGGCCCTCAGGATCTGGACCTTAGGACATCTGTCAACCCCAGGTTCCCTCTCACCTTCAACCTCTCCAG GGTTCGCCTGGAACCGAATGAGTCTGTGTGGGGCCACCTGTGGTTGGAGGTCCCGGACTCAGCCGCCCCAGACTCCGTGGTAATGGTGACTGTGACTGCGACAGGTCGAGAAGGCAGCCTAGTGCCCCCGACCCATGCCTTCCTCTGGCTTCTGGTGCTGGCTCCGGCCCCGCAG gaCCCACTGGCTGCCACTGCCCACTCATCTGGCCCCATCCTCCACTCGACCAGCTCTGTGTCCACTTTGGTGACTCGGGGAAGGGCTGCAGGAGGGCGGATAGGCAACTGCTGGTGGGGCACAGTTGGAGGAGTACTGCTCCTGCTAGGCTTGGCCTCCTGGTAA
- the VWA7 gene encoding von Willebrand factor A domain-containing protein 7 isoform X3, whose product MLPTDVPLSHLSTSLLLLLLLQLLHPASSFFPNVWSLLAAPGSVTHQDLTEEAALNVTLQLFLEQPPPGRPPLHLEDFLGRTLLADDLFAAYFGPGFPSRRFRAALGEVSRANAAQDFLPTSKNDPDLHFDAERLGQGRTRLVGALREALVAARALDHTLARRRLGAALHALQDFYSHSNWVELGRQEPHPHLLWPRQELQSLAQVGDPTCSDCEELSCPGNLLDLTLLTSGYFGSHPSKPPGKCSHGGRFDRSSSQPPRGGINKDSTSPGFSPHHMLHLQAAKLALLASIQAFSLLRSRLGDRGFSSLLPRLLDISPASSLSFVLDTTGSMGEEISAAKIQARHIVEQRRGSPMEPAHYILVPFHDPGFGPVFTTSDPDSFWQQLNELHALGGGDEPEMCLSALELALLHTPPLSDIFVFTDASPKDAVLTNRVESLTQERRCRVTFFVTEDPLRVQGRARREVLSPLRFEPYEAVALASGGEVIFTKDQHIQDVAAIVGDSMADLVTLPLEPPVVVSGRPFGFSVDALLQRVTVRIHGEVSSFWIRSPAGVSQGQEEGEGPLGHTRRFGQFWIVTMNDPPQPGTWEIQVIAEGMPRVRVQAQTALDFLFYFGIPMDEGPHPGLYPLAQPVAEGAERGRVPLEPMGPRERGLLAASLPPALLSTTGPFSLELIGQDGEGHGLHRVAPQPCTVVPVLLELSSSPGSLAPGSKAPLSLHIASFSGPQDLDLRTSVNPRFPLTFNLSRVRLEPNESVWGHLWLEVPDSAAPDSVVMVTVTATGREGSLVPPTHAFLWLLVLAPAPQDPLAATAHSSGPILHSTSSVSTLVTRGRAAGGRIGNCWWGTVGGVLLLLGLASW is encoded by the exons ATGCTTCCTACAGACGTGCCCCTCTCCCATTTGAGCacctccctgctgctgctgctgctgctgcaactGCTGCACCCCGCATCTTCCTTCTTCCCCAACGTCTGGAGCCTCCTGGCTGCCCCTGGCTCCGTCACCCACCAGGACCTGACTGAGGAGGCGGCACTCAATGTCACCCTGCAGCTATTCCTGGAGCAGCCGCCCCCAGGCCGGCCCCCGCTGCATCTTGAGGACTTCCTG GGCCGCACCCTCCTTGCTGATGACCTCTTTGCTGCCTACTTTGGGCCTGGGTTTCCTTCCCGGCGGTTCCGAGCAGCCTTAGGTGAGGTGTCTCGTGCCAACGCAGCCCAGGACTTCCTGCCAACATCCAAGAACGACCCTGACCTGCACTTCGATGCTGAACGGCTGGGCCAGGGGCGCACACGCCTGGTCGGGGCTCTACGGGAGGCCCTGGTGGCAGCCAGGGCCCTGGACCACACCCTGGCCCGCCGGCGTCTTGGGGCTGCACTTCATGCTTTGCAG gATTTCTACAGTCACAGCAACTGGGTGGAACTGGGGCGGCAGGAGCCGCATCCTCACCTCCTCTGGCCGAGGCAGGAGCTCCAGAGCCTGGCACAAG TGGGCGATCCTACCTGCTCTGATTGTGAGGAGTTGAGCTGCCCCGGGAATTTACTGGACTTGACGCTCCTCACGTCCGGCTACTTTGGATCTCATCCCTCCAAACCGCCAG GGAAATGCAGCCATGGGGGCCGTTTTGACCGGAGCAGCTCCCAGCCACCACGGGGGGGCATCAACAAGGACAGCACATCCCCGGGCTTCTCTCCCCACCACATGCTTCACCTCCAGGCTGCAAAACTGGCCCTTCTGGCCTCCATCCAAGCCTTCAGCCTCCTGAGAAGCCGCCTGGGAGACAGGGGTTTCTCTAG CTTGCTCCCCAGGCTGCTGGATATCAGCCCAGCCTCCAGCCTGAGCTTTGTCCTGGACACCACGGGCAGTATGGGTGAGGAGATCAGTGCTGCCAAAATCCAGGCTCGCCACATTGTGGAACAAAGAAGGGGCAGCCCCATGGAGCCTGCCCACTACATCCTGGTACCTTTCCATGACCCAG gATTTGGCCCTGTCTTTACAACCAGTGACCCTGACAGCTTCTGGCAACAACTCAATGAGCTCCATGCCTTGGGGGGTGGAGAtgagcctgagatgtgcctgtcaGCCCTAGAg CTGGCTCTGCTGCACACACCTCCCCTCTCAGACATCTTTGTCTTCACTGATGCCTCCCCCAAGGATGCCGTCCTCACCAACCGGGTGGAATCCCTGACTCAGGAACGGCGCTGCAGA GTGACATTCTTCGTGACTGAAGACCCACTGAGGGTTCAGGGCCGAGCTCGGCGTGAGGTCTTGTCCCCTCTGCGTTTTGAGCCATATGAAGCCGTGGCCCTGGCCTCAGGAGGAGAGGTCATCTTCACCAAAGACCAGCACATTCAGGATGTGGCGGCCATTGTTGGGGACAGCATGGCAGACCTG GTTACCCTTCCCCTGGAACCTCCTGTTGTGGTGTCTGGGAGGCCATTTGGCTTCAGTGTGGATGCGCTGCTCCAGAGGGTCACAGTTCGGATCCATGGGGAGGTCAGCAGCTTCTGGATCAGGAGCCCAGCAG GAGTCTCCCAGGGCCAGGAGGAAGGCGAAGGGCCTCTAGGTCACACGCGCCGCTTTGGGCAGTTCTGGATAGTTACCATGAATGACCCCCCACAGCCAGGGACCTGGGAGATCCAGGTCATAGCGGAGGGCATGCCCCGGGTTAGGGTGCAAG CCCAGACAGCCCTGGACTTCCTCTTCTACTTTGGAATTCCCATGGATGAAGGCCCCCACCCTGGCCTCTACCCCCTGGCTCAGCCAGTAGCAG AAGGGGCTGAGCGGGGCCGGGTGCCCCTGGAACCCATGGGACCACGGGAGCGAGGTCTCCTGGCCGCCTCACTGCCACCCGCACTTCTGTCCACCACGGGCCCCTTCTCTCTGGAGTTGATCGGCCAGGATGGAGAGGGGCATGGCCTGCACCGAGTggccccccagccctgcaccGTGGTCCCAGTCCTTCTGGAG CTCAGCAGCTCCCCAGGGTCCCTGGCCCCCGGCAGCAAGGCCCCACTTAGCCTCCATATTGCCAGCTTCTCAGGCCCTCAGGATCTGGACCTTAGGACATCTGTCAACCCCAGGTTCCCTCTCACCTTCAACCTCTCCAG GGTTCGCCTGGAACCGAATGAGTCTGTGTGGGGCCACCTGTGGTTGGAGGTCCCGGACTCAGCCGCCCCAGACTCCGTGGTAATGGTGACTGTGACTGCGACAGGTCGAGAAGGCAGCCTAGTGCCCCCGACCCATGCCTTCCTCTGGCTTCTGGTGCTGGCTCCGGCCCCGCAG gaCCCACTGGCTGCCACTGCCCACTCATCTGGCCCCATCCTCCACTCGACCAGCTCTGTGTCCACTTTGGTGACTCGGGGAAGGGCTGCAGGAGGGCGGATAGGCAACTGCTGGTGGGGCACAGTTGGAGGAGTACTGCTCCTGCTAGGCTTGGCCTCCTGGTAA
- the VWA7 gene encoding von Willebrand factor A domain-containing protein 7 isoform X1: MLPTDVPLSHLSTSLLLLLLLQLLHPASSFFPNVWSLLAAPGSVTHQDLTEEAALNVTLQLFLEQPPPGRPPLHLEDFLGRTLLADDLFAAYFGPGFPSRRFRAALGEVSRANAAQDFLPTSKNDPDLHFDAERLGQGRTRLVGALREALVAARALDHTLARRRLGAALHALQDFYSHSNWVELGRQEPHPHLLWPRQELQSLAQVGDPTCSDCEELSCPGNLLDLTLLTSGYFGSHPSKPPGKCSHGGRFDRSSSQPPRGGINKDSTSPGFSPHHMLHLQAAKLALLASIQAFSLLRSRLGDRGFSSLLPRLLDISPASSLSFVLDTTGSMGEEISAAKIQARHIVEQRRGSPMEPAHYILVPFHDPGFGPVFTTSDPDSFWQQLNELHALGGGDEPEMCLSALELALLHTPPLSDIFVFTDASPKDAVLTNRVESLTQERRCRVTFFVTEDPLRVQGRARREVLSPLRFEPYEAVALASGGEVIFTKDQHIQDVAAIVGDSMADLVTLPLEPPVVVSGRPFGFSVDALLQRVTVRIHGEVSSFWIRSPAGVSQGQEEGEGPLGHTRRFGQFWIVTMNDPPQPGTWEIQVIAEGMPRVRVQAQTALDFLFYFGIPMDEGPHPGLYPLAQPVAGLQTQLLVEVTGLGFRGDPRDLRSHFSHVVLRGIPEGAERGRVPLEPMGPRERGLLAASLPPALLSTTGPFSLELIGQDGEGHGLHRVAPQPCTVVPVLLELSSSPGSLAPGSKAPLSLHIASFSGPQDLDLRTSVNPRFPLTFNLSRVRLEPNESVWGHLWLEVPDSAAPDSVVMVTVTATGREGSLVPPTHAFLWLLVLAPAPQDPLAATAHSSGPILHSTSSVSTLVTRGRAAGGRIGNCWWGTVGGVLLLLGLASW; encoded by the exons ATGCTTCCTACAGACGTGCCCCTCTCCCATTTGAGCacctccctgctgctgctgctgctgctgcaactGCTGCACCCCGCATCTTCCTTCTTCCCCAACGTCTGGAGCCTCCTGGCTGCCCCTGGCTCCGTCACCCACCAGGACCTGACTGAGGAGGCGGCACTCAATGTCACCCTGCAGCTATTCCTGGAGCAGCCGCCCCCAGGCCGGCCCCCGCTGCATCTTGAGGACTTCCTG GGCCGCACCCTCCTTGCTGATGACCTCTTTGCTGCCTACTTTGGGCCTGGGTTTCCTTCCCGGCGGTTCCGAGCAGCCTTAGGTGAGGTGTCTCGTGCCAACGCAGCCCAGGACTTCCTGCCAACATCCAAGAACGACCCTGACCTGCACTTCGATGCTGAACGGCTGGGCCAGGGGCGCACACGCCTGGTCGGGGCTCTACGGGAGGCCCTGGTGGCAGCCAGGGCCCTGGACCACACCCTGGCCCGCCGGCGTCTTGGGGCTGCACTTCATGCTTTGCAG gATTTCTACAGTCACAGCAACTGGGTGGAACTGGGGCGGCAGGAGCCGCATCCTCACCTCCTCTGGCCGAGGCAGGAGCTCCAGAGCCTGGCACAAG TGGGCGATCCTACCTGCTCTGATTGTGAGGAGTTGAGCTGCCCCGGGAATTTACTGGACTTGACGCTCCTCACGTCCGGCTACTTTGGATCTCATCCCTCCAAACCGCCAG GGAAATGCAGCCATGGGGGCCGTTTTGACCGGAGCAGCTCCCAGCCACCACGGGGGGGCATCAACAAGGACAGCACATCCCCGGGCTTCTCTCCCCACCACATGCTTCACCTCCAGGCTGCAAAACTGGCCCTTCTGGCCTCCATCCAAGCCTTCAGCCTCCTGAGAAGCCGCCTGGGAGACAGGGGTTTCTCTAG CTTGCTCCCCAGGCTGCTGGATATCAGCCCAGCCTCCAGCCTGAGCTTTGTCCTGGACACCACGGGCAGTATGGGTGAGGAGATCAGTGCTGCCAAAATCCAGGCTCGCCACATTGTGGAACAAAGAAGGGGCAGCCCCATGGAGCCTGCCCACTACATCCTGGTACCTTTCCATGACCCAG gATTTGGCCCTGTCTTTACAACCAGTGACCCTGACAGCTTCTGGCAACAACTCAATGAGCTCCATGCCTTGGGGGGTGGAGAtgagcctgagatgtgcctgtcaGCCCTAGAg CTGGCTCTGCTGCACACACCTCCCCTCTCAGACATCTTTGTCTTCACTGATGCCTCCCCCAAGGATGCCGTCCTCACCAACCGGGTGGAATCCCTGACTCAGGAACGGCGCTGCAGA GTGACATTCTTCGTGACTGAAGACCCACTGAGGGTTCAGGGCCGAGCTCGGCGTGAGGTCTTGTCCCCTCTGCGTTTTGAGCCATATGAAGCCGTGGCCCTGGCCTCAGGAGGAGAGGTCATCTTCACCAAAGACCAGCACATTCAGGATGTGGCGGCCATTGTTGGGGACAGCATGGCAGACCTG GTTACCCTTCCCCTGGAACCTCCTGTTGTGGTGTCTGGGAGGCCATTTGGCTTCAGTGTGGATGCGCTGCTCCAGAGGGTCACAGTTCGGATCCATGGGGAGGTCAGCAGCTTCTGGATCAGGAGCCCAGCAG GAGTCTCCCAGGGCCAGGAGGAAGGCGAAGGGCCTCTAGGTCACACGCGCCGCTTTGGGCAGTTCTGGATAGTTACCATGAATGACCCCCCACAGCCAGGGACCTGGGAGATCCAGGTCATAGCGGAGGGCATGCCCCGGGTTAGGGTGCAAG CCCAGACAGCCCTGGACTTCCTCTTCTACTTTGGAATTCCCATGGATGAAGGCCCCCACCCTGGCCTCTACCCCCTGGCTCAGCCAGTAGCAG GCCTCCAGACCCAGCTGCTGGTAGAGGTGACAGGGCTGGGTTTCAGAGGTGACCCCAGAGATCTTCGGTCGCATTTCTCCCATGTCGTCCTTCGAGGGATTCCAGAAGGGGCTGAGCGGGGCCGGGTGCCCCTGGAACCCATGGGACCACGGGAGCGAGGTCTCCTGGCCGCCTCACTGCCACCCGCACTTCTGTCCACCACGGGCCCCTTCTCTCTGGAGTTGATCGGCCAGGATGGAGAGGGGCATGGCCTGCACCGAGTggccccccagccctgcaccGTGGTCCCAGTCCTTCTGGAG CTCAGCAGCTCCCCAGGGTCCCTGGCCCCCGGCAGCAAGGCCCCACTTAGCCTCCATATTGCCAGCTTCTCAGGCCCTCAGGATCTGGACCTTAGGACATCTGTCAACCCCAGGTTCCCTCTCACCTTCAACCTCTCCAG GGTTCGCCTGGAACCGAATGAGTCTGTGTGGGGCCACCTGTGGTTGGAGGTCCCGGACTCAGCCGCCCCAGACTCCGTGGTAATGGTGACTGTGACTGCGACAGGTCGAGAAGGCAGCCTAGTGCCCCCGACCCATGCCTTCCTCTGGCTTCTGGTGCTGGCTCCGGCCCCGCAG gaCCCACTGGCTGCCACTGCCCACTCATCTGGCCCCATCCTCCACTCGACCAGCTCTGTGTCCACTTTGGTGACTCGGGGAAGGGCTGCAGGAGGGCGGATAGGCAACTGCTGGTGGGGCACAGTTGGAGGAGTACTGCTCCTGCTAGGCTTGGCCTCCTGGTAA